The segment TACTCCATGGGACCTTTTCACTTTTTTCCCTTATCCCATACCAGATCCTACTAACCATTTGATCAATAAATTTGATTTCACTGAGATTTGCATCAAGGACTCTCCTTTTAATTTGATGCAATTTTGATAGtgctttaatttaaaaaaataaaaatccacCGATGACGCTGAATATTTTAGCAGTCCATCTCCAAAGATTCTCGGTATCAATTTGCTAAATTACAAGTATTTTAGTAGCTCTCTGCCAATTACCGTTGTTAATGAATCAAACCCAAGTTCTTATATTGCAAAAGAACAAATAAAGTTGTAGATAGTGGATTTTAAATCCGGTCCTAATGCCAAAGTGAGTGGGTAACTATAATTGCCCACTCCATTCCCATAATTTATTAAAGGCTTTGGAGTTTAAAAAATTTGCTGAAAAGGGAAGGTAGACAGGGAATTCATTATTAATGTCCCATGGTATAGGTCACTTTTCCTACTATTTCAGCTACTGCAAGAGACTTCGTCAATGCCCCACCCCTCCACTATTTCCAGAGTTTCCCAGTCTCAACcagtaatatttttctttttctttctcttatcTCTTGGGATTCTCCAAGTCAACTCTTTGCTTGTACTATAAATACCTGACATTAAGCTCGTCAATAACATCCAAAAATGAAATAAACAACTAATCAAGTACAGAAACTTAAGCCTCTCTCTTCTCTTACTACATAATTTATTACTTTAAACTTCCTTTCATAGTAGTTTGTTCTGAATTATACAAGTGATATATATGGAGAACGAGGATGTTCCATCAGCTCCTTCCACCCCTGTAACACCGGGGACTCCTGGTGCTCCACTCTTTGGTGGGTTTAAGGGAGACCACAGAGGTGGGTTTAATAAAAAATCCCTTCTCAAAAGCTGCAAATGCTTCAGCGTGGAAGATTCCATGGAAGAAGGGAGATTACCCCCTGTTTCTTGCTCATTGCCACCTCCTCCTGTCTCACTCACAAGAAAGGTTATACAGGAGATCCTAATGTCGTACACATGATTTGAGAATTACTAAGTTAAAAGTGAATCTCAAATCTTTAACTTTTTTGCCATTTTTTGTTGCAGGTGGGAGCTGAGTTCATAGGCACTTTTATACTAATCTTCGCAGGTACAGCCACTGCTATTGTGAACCAAAAGACCCAAGGCTCTGAAACTCTGATTGGCCTGGCGGCCTCAACTGGCCTTGCTGTCATGATTGTCATACTCTCCACTGGCCACATCTCGGGAGCACATCTCAATCCAGCCGTCACCATTGCCTTTGCTGCACTCAAACACTTTCCTCGGAAACATGTAGGGTTAATCCCACGATTTTCCTTTTTGTCTTTTGTAGATgttttaaataacaattttttgGGTTTCAATTTCTGGGTAGGTACCGGTCTACATCGGAGCACAAGTAATGGCGTCATTGTGTGCTGCATTTGGGCTAAAGGGAGTGTTTCATCCGATGATGGGAGGGGGAGTGACAGTTCCTTCAGGGGGATTTGGTCAAGCTTTTGCTCTGGAATTTATGATTAGCTTCAATCTCATGTTCGTCGTCACTGCTGTTGCCACCGACACCAGAGCAGTAagtataaaatttcaaaattagttGTATGCTAATTTCTTTTACAAACTTTTTAAGATTTCAATTGGTTGGCACGCTCAATCTCCAAGGAATAAAACCAAAAGATAATAGTAATAAATACAAAGTTGCTAGCATCCATTGAATTCATGGTTCAATGTAAAGGTATACCATCAGATTTAACAACCATCTTCATTTTCACTTTCACATTattcttcaaatttttttttttagaaaaaagattaaatgcaaaaagaaaaaagtaaCCTAGTAATAGTAATCAGTAAGATTCTCTTTTATATCATCTCAAACGCATATTACAAgcaggcatatatatatatatataatagtagagATTAATAATCGGTCGATGATGAGCAGAGATTTAGAACAGTAAAATTGATGTTAAAGGGAATATTATATTATGACTGTGAGGGACGAAATATGTGCAGGTGGATGAGTTGGCGGGAATCGCGGTTGGAGCTACTGTCATGCTCAATATTCTCATCGCCGGGTATGGTCAACATTTTTTCAAGTATTGGTTTTAGTTCTCATTATATTATAAATACAAAAGCAACTACTTAATGTAGAGATAACTTGAAGAAAAAGCGAAGTCCTCCATGAGGCTGCAATTTAGGGATACAAAAAGATGATGACAAATTCAGAAGTTGGATTATTAGCCATCCATAACTTGTGGAACAAATAGCACTAGGGAGACAATGATCACATGTTTGGTTATTCAAGACCGCCACCTTCATTGatcaatgaattaaaatacaataatGGAGGAGACAAGCAGATTTTAATATCTTTTACACCCATTTTTTTtctcttgaaattttgaattaatctAGGAAATATTTTAATCAGATGTTTCGATAATGATTTGTAGTTTATGCAAtcacttctttattttctttttcttcccctaGCTTTCAAGGATCCCAATTCCATGAGGATGATTGTTAAGAAACTCCCTTGTTTATGTGGTGTGGAAACAGACCAATTACAGGTGCTTCGATGAATCCAGTACGAACATTGGGACCCGCCATAGCAGCAAATAACTACAAAGCTATATGGGTGTACTTCACAGCCCCCATCCTGGGAGCCCTTTGCGGTGCAGGAACCTATACTGCAGTGAAGCTGCCTGTGGAAGATGGTGAAAAGCCATCGACTGTGAGGAGCTTCAGGAGGTAAATTAGCATCCATTCACGACCTCTATTATCACAACTTCTTGAGGAGACATTGCAGTTGCAGATGACCAGGGGAATCCACACTTAATTTGTGTAACAACACATTGGCTTCTGGATATAAATAAGTGTAAATCTATATATGTATCAGTCACGTTACAGCATAGTCAAGTGTATATTGGGGGAAACAATTGAAATTAAGATGAGAAATCGCACCTCTCCAAGTGTATATTGTTTGTTAGCTTGATACATATATGTAGGAGACACAATTTATAACCAACAACTAACAAGTTGTTCATCTTGAAGCTATTACAAGGAAACCCATTTCAGTTTGCAGATATAATATTGAAGAGACGGGTTATTGCATCCACGTTAGGGGTGAGCATGGCCAAGTGGACAGTCTTGAAACTAAAATTATGGATCACATCTCCTTAAAAATTAGCTCAAGAAAGATGAGACAGATTGAAATAATAAAGTCGGGAGGTTAAAAGAGATTGCAAAACTCTACTGTCTAAAGATTATATGATTGAACGTTGATTCAATAGGATGGTGAATCTTACCAAATTCGTTAATAGTCATTGGCTGAAGAGATCCTTCCTGATGAGATATTACTATCATCCTTTGTTGAGCAAAATGGTTGGGTGATTTCCAGGTCTTCTTAATATTGGATCGAGTTAATCCTACTTATTATAAGGTTTATTACCCATTTTTTACTATTATATGCTTGCTTCTCATTTTTAACCGAGGGGGATCAAAAAGTCTTCAAACACTAATCATTTAGGGGATCCAATACACAAACCAAAACATTAAACCCAAACAAATAAGTAATAATCTTAGGTTTTCTTACCTCAAATTACACTCATAACCAATCATATCTCTCTTTCATTATCTTTTATCCAAAAACAACAATGATGCTAATGCCTTCTATTCATGTATGTtccttttataattaataaagtaATTATATctatcaattaaattaatttgaatCTTGCGACTAattcataatttcttttatactcaaaattatcaaacatATTAACCCAAATATTTTGCAAAGTTTTCAAAACATTTACATAAACTAACCTAAACTTGACGATACCATACCTAACATAAAAATCATACAATATGAACATAAATATACAAATGTTAATTAATTTGATGTATAGTGAATTaacaaaaaaaagttattttataaatttaataatatatgggacagttaaatcattttatttaaaagttttatgtaatatattttataaaaaattattcacTCTTGTAAACTAACTTTAAAAACCTAATCAATCGGGTATTGGTATTGTCATAGatatattttctaagttttttttcttttccaaaattctatttatgatataataatttataaaatattaaataacatTTTATATAAAAAGATTAAGGGTAAATTACATTTAATGTCACTAAACTATTACTAAGTGTATGTTTTGGCCatttaacttcaaaaagttataaaTTGATCACTGAATTaatcaaaagttttcatttaagtcactgggTTATTAAAATCATTATTGTATTGCCTTCTTCGTTCACACCACTTGCACCAATCGAAAGCTCCCTTTCTCCTTCTCtcatacaatttatttatttattaataaaacaaCTTTGAACATTATAAATCTGCTAACCACAATCTAAATAACTTTCTTTCTGATCACTAAAATTGAGCGTCAGATTGACTTGGATCTAAAGTATGTTCTACTCATCAATGTGTACTAATCCACCATGCAAATTGTCAAATCGTCGCTTGGAGTCGCTAGTTGGACTTCAAAAAACAAACTTAATAACCagtgaattaaataaaaaatttcgaataatttaattaccattttataactttttgaaattCATTAACCCAAACATTgagttattaataatttaatgataaGAGGTACATAAATCTATTTAATTAAATCAAAGATTTTCGGTTTTCCCTTTTTATACTATGTACTATAGAGAAATAAAACATGGGTTAAAACCTAAAAATGATtacttgcatatgttattgaagtcatgatttttttataaataatataattcttGATCGGAAATGCTTTAGTCAACGAAATGTTGGTTTGTTAACCAAGCCAAATGTCTtacatcatgtaacaccccaaactcggcctaatcGTTATAGCCatatctggcaatgtcacacgaTAGTGCTTTTAAAATCTCGTTGTTACGATGAAAACATTCCATGTTATTATCTTTAGTAAACCTTCATTAGAACTTAGGAAGTCgtctttattcatttaaaacatttgttttgaaACATCCCTCGTTACAAAAGCTTTAATAAAACAGCCCAAGTGATTATGAGTTTATAAAATACTGTAACTTTTTGAAAACCGAATTTCCTACGACCGGCAGGTATAatccataaagtaaaataaataaataaaaacccaaatttaaaaccaaagtcctagagggtccttaaattacaacccaaataatcaataataatctAATTATAAATCGTAAATTCAAAACCACAAAATCCAAAAATTACTGTGGCACCGCTAAGTCCTCCGTCGCACCAATCcatctaagtctggggattacctatgcacattaaacaaaaagggtgagtttacataaactcagtgtgtaatctcgcagaaacaaacaaacaatcagTATTCACAATGCACAATTGAACAGTTTTGGGCttaagcccttttcagtattAGTGAcagtttaggccttagcccatctcagtacagtgCCAAAAATgcagtagggccttagcccatcacagtatcagtagcAGTAACAATTATGCAGTAGCAAAATTATAcctaaccagcctctacacacaatatctgtaacacccattacccgtattcgtcgccggaatagggtaggaggcattacaggagtttaccgaattaattttccattaatacgagttaaatactattcatttactaaaacatgttatggcgtcctttagatgggcctccaaagcccaaaacatacttcgagaccaaaccagaattaaatcgaaaccacaggaaatttttcgcaaaatcccaaagctttttttttttttttgctcaatataacccctttataaatatctaacattccctgcaaattttaaaaccgagaccaatccaaccagccaattcatttcaatcaatttgataccaaattatactactattataattatattatttaacatattcatcattctttactttaatgtatatttcttaaacaagtcttagtatttatataatcatcaaaccttatacatgccatataaatcaaaaagaaatttacaaaagctacggagataatctggatagtgtgatcctctgtgttgatccgatcctccgatacttccacgtcaatctacaagagacattgatTACACTCatgtaagctt is part of the Gossypium arboreum isolate Shixiya-1 chromosome 5, ASM2569848v2, whole genome shotgun sequence genome and harbors:
- the LOC108451986 gene encoding aquaporin NIP6-1 isoform X1; protein product: MENEDVPSAPSTPVTPGTPGAPLFGGFKGDHRGGFNKKSLLKSCKCFSVEDSMEEGRLPPVSCSLPPPPVSLTRKVGAEFIGTFILIFAGTATAIVNQKTQGSETLIGLAASTGLAVMIVILSTGHISGAHLNPAVTIAFAALKHFPRKHVPVYIGAQVMASLCAAFGLKGVFHPMMGGGVTVPSGGFGQAFALEFMISFNLMFVVTAVATDTRAVDELAGIAVGATVMLNILIAGPITGASMNPVRTLGPAIAANNYKAIWVYFTAPILGALCGAGTYTAVKLPVEDGEKPSTVRSFRR
- the LOC108451986 gene encoding aquaporin NIP6-1 isoform X2 — its product is MENEDVPSAPSTPVTPGTPGAPLFGGFKGDHRGGFNKKSLLKSCKCFSVEDSMEEGRLPPVSCSLPPPPVSLTRKVGAEFIGTFILIFAGTATAIVNQKTQGSETLIGLAASTGLAVMIVILSTGHISGAHLNPAVTIAFAALKHFPRKHVPVYIGAQVMASLCAAFGLKGVFHPMMGGGVTVPSGGFGQAFALEFMISFNLMFVVTAVATDTRAVDELAGIAVGATVMLNILIAGDNLKKKRSPP